The Rutidosis leptorrhynchoides isolate AG116_Rl617_1_P2 unplaced genomic scaffold, CSIRO_AGI_Rlap_v1 contig121, whole genome shotgun sequence genome has a segment encoding these proteins:
- the LOC139881164 gene encoding LOW QUALITY PROTEIN: early nodulin-like protein 7 (The sequence of the model RefSeq protein was modified relative to this genomic sequence to represent the inferred CDS: inserted 3 bases in 2 codons), with product MISRHILKVLTDSILSSDAKKISLSASYSTHEKAISKSVTGLIIILAAIHASSVQALEEFKVGGEFGWRXNSPIYTQWVENNTLQLGDSLSFKQEKDHDSVLVVEKWXYYHCITKDPIASFDNEKTVIKFYRRGIFYFISGDSDHCKNGQRLLVDVCDQSPE from the exons ATGATTAGCCGGCACATTCTGAAGGTCCTGACAGATTCTATCCTTTCTTCAGATGCCAAGAAAATTTCTCTTTCCGCCTCCTATTCAACCCATGAAAAAGCGATTAGCAAATCTGTTACAGG tcttattataattcTTGCTGCCATTCATGCCTCCTCCGTACAAGCTCTGGAAGAGTTCAAAGTCGGTGGAGAGTTCGGTTGGCG GAACTCTCCTATCTACACACAGTGGGTCGAAAATAACACATTACAACTTGGAGATTCTCTCT CTTTTAAGCAAGAGAAAGACCATGATTCGGTTCTGGTAGTTGAGAAAT ATTACTATCACTGCATCACAAAAGATCCCATTGCAAGCTTTGACAACGAAAAGACAGTTATTAAGTTTTACCGGCGGGGAATTTTCTACTTCATCAGTGGAGACTCCGATCACTGCAAGAATGGTCAGCGTCTCCTGGTGGACGTCTGTGACCAATCTCCTGAATGA